A DNA window from Aythya fuligula isolate bAytFul2 chromosome 4, bAytFul2.pri, whole genome shotgun sequence contains the following coding sequences:
- the CLRN2 gene encoding clarin-2: MPGCFKKTLFALASTISFASFIIIAVAMGTQRWMTGKMLCKTGADLVNATDPELVKFMGEIYYGLFRGGKIRQCGLGGRRSKFTIFPHMVKKLNTGLHVMIIMFLCVAMGFSLVSFGFCILNAIKVPYRAIKGPAGLCLWNLLAGGFIALAVTGFMAAVKLHRLTERIANFRENAFQFVILEERFEDCFWLCVASATAHAVNLLLIAISGIHFPKIKTKTEEANVTAEDIMY; encoded by the exons ATGCCCGGctgttttaaaaagactttattTGCCTTGGCTTCTACAATAAGTTTTGCGTCTTTTATCATAATTGCCGTCGCAATGGGGACCCAAAGGTGGATGACTGGAAAGATGCTTTGCAAAACAGGGGCTGATTTAGTCAATGCCACAGATCCAGAGCTGGTCAAGTTCATGGGAGAAATTTACTATGGCCTTTTTAGGGGCGGCAAGATACGCCAGTGTGGGCTGGGAGGGCGTCGTTCCAAATTCACAA TTTTCCCACATATGGTGAAAAAGCTGAATACAGGCCTGCATGTGATGATTATAATGTTCCTCTGTGTGGCCATGGGCTTTTCTCTGGTCAGTTTTGGATTCTGCATTCTTAACGCAATAAAAGTTCCTTACCGGGCTATTAAGGGTCCAGCAGGACTATGCCTTTGGAATTTACTTGCAG GTGGATTTATAGCACTTGCAGTCACTGGCTTTATGGCTGCTGTAAAACTTCATCGCCTCACAGAAAGAATTGCCAATTTTCGGGAAAACGCCTTTCAATTTGTTATCTTAGAAGAAAGGTTTGAAGACTGTTTTTGGCTTTGTGTGGCAAGTGCCACAGCGCATGCAGTGAACTTGCTGCTAATAGCCATTAGTGGTATTCATTTCCCTAAAATAAAGACTAAGACAGAAGAAGCAAATGTTACAGCAGAAGATATCATGTACTAA
- the QDPR gene encoding dihydropteridine reductase isoform X2, translated as MAAAGRVLVYGGRGALGSQCVQYFKARNWWVASIDLAENEDANANVVVRTTESFPEQAEQVTAEIGKLLGEEKVDAILCVAGGWAGGSAKAKSLYKNCDLMWKQSVWTSTISSHLATKHLKEGGLLTLTGAQAALSGTPGMIGYGMAKGAVHQLCQSLAGTNSGLPSGSAAVAVLPVTLDTPANRKSMPDADFSSWTSLEFIAETFYDWITGKNRPNSGSLIQVITTGGKTELVPAHL; from the exons atggcggcggcgggcagggtGCTGGTGTACGGGGGCAGAGGGGCTCTGGGCTCGCAGTGCGTGCAGTACTTTAAGGCCAGGAACTGG TGGGTCGCCAGCATCGACCTGGCCGAGAACGAGGATGCCAACGCCAACGTGGTGGTGAGGACGACAGAGTCCTTCCCCGAGCAGGCCGAGCAG gTGACAGCAGAGATTGGGAAGCTTCTTGGTGAAGAAAAGGTGGATGCGATCCTGTGTGTAGCAGGAGGATGGGCTGGAGGCAGTGCCAAAGCTAAAT CTTTGTACAAAAACTGTGATCTGATGTGGAAACAGAGTGTTTGGACATCCACTATTTCCAGTCACCTAGCCACAAAGCATCTGAAGGAAGGAGGTCTTCTGACTCTGACAGGAGCTCAAGCTGCTTTATCTGGAACTCCAG GAATGATTGGCTATGGCATGGCCAAAGGAGCAGTGCACCAGCTTTGTCAGAGTTTGGCTGGTACCAATAGTGGCTTGCCATctggttctgctgctgttgctgttttacc GGTTACCTTGGATACACCAGCAAACAGGAAATCAATGCCTGACGCAGACTTCAGCTCCTGGACATCCTTAGAATTCATTGCTGA aaccTTTTATGATTGGATAACAGGAAAGAATCGACCAAATTCAGGGAGTCTAATCCAGGTGATAACTACAGGAGGGAAGACTGAACTAGTTCCAGCACATCTTTGA
- the QDPR gene encoding dihydropteridine reductase isoform X1 — protein sequence MAAAGRVLVYGGRGALGSQCVQYFKARNWWVASIDLAENEDANANVVVRTTESFPEQAEQVTAEIGKLLGEEKVDAILCVAGGWAGGSAKAKSLYKNCDLMWKQSVWTSTISSHLATKHLKEGGLLTLTGAQAALSGTPGTTTQESVICFHVLNWLFSTSLELKKKTHSSALGKHMQLVNIRKNWERNVTQLL from the exons atggcggcggcgggcagggtGCTGGTGTACGGGGGCAGAGGGGCTCTGGGCTCGCAGTGCGTGCAGTACTTTAAGGCCAGGAACTGG TGGGTCGCCAGCATCGACCTGGCCGAGAACGAGGATGCCAACGCCAACGTGGTGGTGAGGACGACAGAGTCCTTCCCCGAGCAGGCCGAGCAG gTGACAGCAGAGATTGGGAAGCTTCTTGGTGAAGAAAAGGTGGATGCGATCCTGTGTGTAGCAGGAGGATGGGCTGGAGGCAGTGCCAAAGCTAAAT CTTTGTACAAAAACTGTGATCTGATGTGGAAACAGAGTGTTTGGACATCCACTATTTCCAGTCACCTAGCCACAAAGCATCTGAAGGAAGGAGGTCTTCTGACTCTGACAGGAGCTCAAGCTGCTTTATCTGGAACTCCAG GGACCACAACACAGGAATCGGTgatttgctttcatgttttgaACTGGCTGTTTTCAACAAGtctggaattaaaaaagaaaacacatagcAGTGCTTTGGGCAAACACATGCAACTTGTTAACATCAGGAAGAATTGGGAAAGAAATGTTACTCAACTTTTGTAA